In Zygosaccharomyces rouxii strain CBS732 chromosome A complete sequence, the genomic window GGAATTGAACGATGCACTGATATCACAGGCCAGTCAAATGTCTCATGTAATGTTTGGTGGGCTGACCCACAGGCCTGCAATAAATTTGGTCCAAAAATTGctaaagatgatgaaccaCAAAGAGCTGCAGCACTGTTTTCTCGCTGATAGTGGTTCTGTAGCAGTGGAGGTGGCAATGAAGATGGCTTTGCAATACCATTTTACTTTAGGGAAGCCGAAAAAGAGCAAGTTCTTGACCATAAGTAGCGGTTATCACGGCGATACCACAGGAGCTATGAGCGTATGCGATCCAGTAGGGTCAATGCACTCGATTTATAAAGGGTATCTAGCCGAGAACATTTTTGCCAGAGGGCCATCCATGATTCCGGTGCTTCCCACCTCTGGCGTATTCCGAAAGTATGGCAAGTCATTCGGCGACAGAACAAGCTGGAAAGAGGATGATATCAATGACGTGCGCGATAAGATAGAAAATCATCATGATGAGTTGTGTGCAGTTATTCTGGAACCAATTTTGCAAGGAGCTGGCGGAATGAGATTGTACCACCCGCAGTTTCTCATCGAGGTAAGAAAACTGTGCAACCGGTACCATATCCCACTTATACTAGATGAGATTGCCACAGGGTTTGGAAGAACGGGTACGACATTTGCTTTCCATCATTGCCAGATTTATCAGGAACAGAATCACATTCCGCGCGAAATGCAGATAGATGTTTATCCAGATATAATATGCGTAGGAAAAGCGCTGACAGGCGGGTACTTGACATTGAGTGCCGTTGTCACTACACCCAAAATAGCACTTGGTATCTCGTCACCCAGTAGTCCCACAGGGGGATGTATGATGCATGGCCCCACGTTTATGGGGAACCCACTAGCTTGCGCTGTTGCAAACAAAAGCTTGGATATTCTGATGTGCGGTTATTGGAAGCAGCAAGTACATAGAATAGAGGAACAGTTATTCGAGGAGTTGTTCGTGCCGCTAATGGAAGGAGCTGCAGCAAAGGAGTTATGGTTAGTCGAAGATGTGAGGATCGTCGGAGCAGTAGGTGTAATTGAGCTAAAAGTATCGGTAGATCAGGAGTGGTTTCAGGAGGCGTTTATCTCCAAAGGGGTGTATATCAGACCCTTTAGGAACCTCTGTTACATCATGCCGCCATACATTATTTCCAAGGAGCAGTTGAGGAAATTGACCACGGGCTTAGTTTCT contains:
- a CDS encoding uncharacterized protein (similar to uniprot|P50277 Saccharomyces cerevisiae YNR058W BIO3 7 8-diamino-pelargonic acid aminotransferase (DAPA) catalyzes the second step in the biotin biosynthesis pathway BIO3 is in a cluster of 3 genes (BIO3 BIO4 and BIO5) that mediate biotin synthesis); the protein is MKSPEETKALLRFDREHIWHPYTSMVNPLPVHLVKAAYDCELILETQDGSENRVIDGMSSWWCAIHGYNHKELNDALISQASQMSHVMFGGLTHRPAINLVQKLLKMMNHKELQHCFLADSGSVAVEVAMKMALQYHFTLGKPKKSKFLTISSGYHGDTTGAMSVCDPVGSMHSIYKGYLAENIFARGPSMIPVLPTSGVFRKYGKSFGDRTSWKEDDINDVRDKIENHHDELCAVILEPILQGAGGMRLYHPQFLIEVRKLCNRYHIPLILDEIATGFGRTGTTFAFHHCQIYQEQNHIPREMQIDVYPDIICVGKALTGGYLTLSAVVTTPKIALGISSPSSPTGGCMMHGPTFMGNPLACAVANKSLDILMCGYWKQQVHRIEEQLFEELFVPLMEGAAAKELWLVEDVRIVGAVGVIELKVSVDQEWFQEAFISKGVYIRPFRNLCYIMPPYIISKEQLRKLTTGLVSALREWHSVRANSTV